The nucleotide window ACAGTAACAGGGCAGTAAAAATTTTATTCATTGCAAGGGTTTGGTAGCACTAAATATAATGCAAATTTCTTTTAAATAAAATTTATATCGGGAATTACTCTATAGCAAGGGAACTGAACCATATTGTAAAAATGTAATAACTAAACTATAGGGGCCATCGTCATACTGTAGTATAATTGATAGCCTTTGCCCAATTAACACGATTGTTACGAACCTTATATGTATCTGCGTGTTTAATTATTAACTTTGTGGTGTAACAACGTTTGCGTGTTGGTTTGAAAAGAAATAACAGAAATATCATTTATACCTGGGTACTGCTGCTTTTTTTTATAGCAGGCCAATATTTAGCATTTACACACACGCATTACAAGCAGGGTAGTATAGCAACATCAACCAAATCGGGCTTGCCTGTTTTAAAAGAGAAGTGCGATGTTTGCGCTGTAATGCACCACTCGCATATGTTGCTTACACAGCATGTATATTTTACCCCCGCAATTGCTGTATTATGCCACTATCAGTATAAAAAATCTGATATAACGCTTATACAGCTTGTCCTGGCATCGGGCAGGGCACCTCCATCTGCAATTTCATAATTCCCTCAGGTTTTTTGTTCTTCCCCCGCACTTAAGTGTTGGTATTTATTAATTAAAGTTTATTATTATGAAATTTAAGATATTCAGCTTTTTGCTGATGCAATTGATATTTATAGCAGCCAAAGCAGATATTGGCAATGTGACCGGAAAGGTAATTGATGCTACCAACAAAATGACGCTGCCCGGGGCCACAATTTCTATCCCCGACCTAAAGATTACTGCAGCTACCGATGCTAATGGCAATTTTACTTTCAGGTCGCTGCCGCCAAGAGGCAAACTGATTATGCAGGTGCAATATGTAGGCTACAAAACATTGACCCAGGTGGTTGATATGTCATCTACCGCCCCCATTGTTTTTGAGATGCAGCCCACCAGTATTGAAACCAAAGAGGTGGTAATTACCGGCACACCTACAAGTTCGAATAACAAGCAAAACAGCACCTCGGTATCTACGCTTAACCGCGAGGAGTTACTGCGCCCATCGACTAATTTAATTGATGCTATTGCTAAGCAGGTGCCTGGTTTTTCGCAGATCAGCACCGGGCCGGCCATATCAAAACCGGTGATCAGGGGCTTAAGCGCCAACCGCGTGGTGACACTGGATGATGGTGTAAAACAACAAGGCCAGCAATTTGGTGATGAGCATGGTGTGGAGATTGACCAGTTTAAAATTGAACGCGTTGAAGTGCTGAAAGGTGCAGCATCGTTAATGTATGGCTCGGATGCATTGGGCGGGGTGCTTAACCTGTTAGAACCATTAACCACGCCGGATGGTGAAGTACGTGGCGAATTAGTATCAAACTATTCAACCAACAATGGTTTAACCAGCAACTCGCTGATGCTGACCGGCAATGAGAATGGCTTTGTTTGGCGCGGTCGCGGATCATACAAAAATGCTTATTCATTCAACACACCAACTGGCTATTTCCCTAACTCGGGCTTTAACGAAACCGACTTGAATGGCATGCTTGGCTTTAATAAAAGCTGGGGCTATTCGCACCTTATTTTTTCGTACTTTAAAAATAACATAGGTTTTTACGACCCTGAGTTTAACAATGCGGGGCAATATGTAAATGAAAGTGGCGTGGCATTTACCGATAAGGATTACAAAAGCCGTACTATTGATTTCCCCCGTCAGGATATCCGCCATTTTAAAATAGCATTGGATAATAACATCGTGTTCAGTTCAGGTTCGCTAAAGCTTAACCTGGGTTTTCAAAATAACCAGCGCCGCGAATTGGACAACCCAACACCCTCATTGTTTTTTGATCTGAACACCTATTCGGGCGATGCCAAATATTACCTGAACGAGAAAAATGGCTGGGAACCTGTTTTTGGTCTCAGTATTGATGCCGGTCATAGCGTAAACAAAGGCACCGAGTTTTTGATCCCCGATTACGATACCCATGGCGGCGGCGCGTTTGCTTATCTGAAAAAAACCTGGAATAAAAACACCTTGAACTTTGGTTTACGCTACGACTACCGCGATAATAAAGGCAAAGGCTTAGTTGAAAATGGCACTACACGTTTCACCGCTTTTGATAACAATGCATCAAACGTAAGTACTGCTATTGGCTACACCCACGAGTTTACCGATCGTTTAAGTTTCAAAGCAAATGCAGGTACCGCTTTCCGTGCGCCAAACACAGCCGAATTAGGATCGAATGGTGTGCACGAAGGGACTTTCCGTTACGAGGTGGGCAACCCCAATTTAAGCCCCGAACGCAGTTATCAAACTGATGCGGCTTTTGAATACGATAATGATAAAGTGTCAGCCAGCCTGGGAATCTACAATAACTATATCCATAATTTTATTTACGCGGCAAATGCCGCGGGCGATAATATTACGGTTACCGACAATAACGGCAACCCACAATTATATCCCATTTATCGCTACACGCAGGTAAATGCCAATCTATATGGAGTGGAAGCCAGCCTTACCCTACATCCTGTAAGGTATATCCACTTAGATAACACTTTTGGCTATACCCATGCGCAAAATACAACGCTGGGCAGACCGTTATCGTTCATACCGGCAGGTAATATGCACAACACTATCCGTTTTGAGCCGAAAATTGGTAAACTGAAAGACAGTTATATTTCTTTCGGTTTGGATAATTATTTTGCTCAAAACCGCTTTGATGCCGCTTTTGAAACACCAACCAGCGCTTATACGCTCATTAATGCATCTGTAGGCACAACGGTTGCTTTTGGTAAGCAAAAAGTTAAAATTTATGTAGCGGGCAATAACCTGAGCGATAAAAAATATTATGATGCCTTAAGCCGCCTTAAACCGGGCCGCCTGGATCAAACTAACCCTACGCTTGGTGTATATAACCCGGGCCGGAACATTACTTTTGGTATTAATATCCCTTTTGTGTTAGCCAAAATGAATTGATCATATAAGTTCCTATGAAAGCAAAAAGCCCCGTGCCGATGGTATGGGGCTTTTTGCTTTTGGGAGTTTTTATAGCTAAATCTGCCTATCTTCAAATAAATATTAAATTTTTTTAGGCCTGCGTGCAACGCCGGGAAACTCCCTGCGTCTATTTAACATGAAAGCTGATTCACAATTGGAAGCTGTATACATAGACAAACACTATCAACTTGTTGCAGAGTGCAAGCAAGGAAGTAAAAAGGCCTGTTTCGAGCTGTACAAGCTGTACGCTAAAGCAATGTTGAACATTGCCTTTAGGGTGGTTGGAAATATGGACGAAGCCGAGGATGTTTTGCAGGAAGCTTTCCTTGACGCGTTTAACCGCATAAAGGATTTCAGGCAGGAAACAACATTTGGCTTATGGCTTAAACAAATTGTGGTGCACCGCTCCATAAACCTGCTGCGCAAGCGCAAAATGGAATGGGCTGAACTGGAAGAGGGGGAACTGGAGAATATTGCCGATGAAGAACCGGACGACCAGGAAGAAATGCTTTACAAAGTGGAACGGGTAAAAGCCGCCATGAAAGAATTGCCTGAAGGCTACCGTGTAGTAATTTCTCTTTATTTACTGGAGGGGTACGATCACGAAGAGATAGGGCAGATACTAAATATAAGTGAAAACACCAGCAGGACACAGTTTTTGCGGGCGAAAAGAAAATTAAGTGAAATACTAAAACAGAAAGGATTAGTGGCATGAGCAAGCGATTAGAAGATTTTATCAGGAACAATAAAGTTGAGTTTGACGATCTGGAACCACGCGAAGGTTTGTGGGATAACATTGAATCGAAATTATTTACAGAAGAGCAGCCGGTAATTGAGCTGCCTAAAAAACGCGAGACAAAAACTTTTTCATTAGGCTATGTTTTGCGGGTGGCCGCCATCGTCATCATGGTAATGTGTATCAGCTTTGTGTTGTATATAAAAAACCAAAGGGCAAATACTGTTGACTATGCAGCAATTAACCCCGAGTTTGCTAAACAGCGCATGCAATATGCATCGTTGGTGCAAACCAAACGCAGCGAATTAAAAACGCTTACAAAATCTAACCCCGAGCTTTACCATGAGTTTAGCGCCGAGATAGCCAAAATGGATTCTACTTATAAAAAACTAAATCATGATTTAGCTACCAGTCCCAACCAGGAACGTGTTTTACGTGCAATGATCCGGAACTTGCAAATACAAACCGAGGTGCTGAACCAGCAACTAAACGTAATTGAACAATTTAACGAACTTAAAAATCAACAACAACATGAAACTAAGAGTATATAAAATTGCGGCACTTGCCTGCCTGATGGCTGTCGGCGTTAAAAGTAACGCACAGCAATCATCCTCATCTTCTTCCGGTTCTAATGCGCCGGCTATAGCACAATCACCAACCCCTGCGGCGGCTGCACATGGCTCTGGTTTAGCTTCAACTAATGGTTCACTTTTTACCTACATAGCACCACATTTAGATGGTTTGGCAAGCATAAATGCACCTATGGCCATGGCATTCGACCTAGCGGGTATACAAGACTCTACCTACCGTAAAAAAATGCTGAAACTACAGGAAGAAATGCGCGACCTGCAAAAGCAAATGAGCACCCTGCGTACCGAGGAAATGAAAAAGAACAGCGAAGAAATGCGCAAGCGCTATGCCGAACAAAGCAAGGTTTATGCAGAAGCTTTTAAAGGGTTTGATAAGAAATTCCAGAACTTTGGCCAGCACTTCAACTTTGAAAAATCGGATGCTGATTTAGATAAAAAAGTACAAAGCGGGGAATACAAACTAAAAACAAAATCGTACAGCAAAAGCTATAATATCGATGCTAACGACAAAATACAGATAGAAAATAAATTTGGCAAAGTTACCGTAAACACCTGGGCCAAAAACGAGGTTAAAGTTGATG belongs to Mucilaginibacter boryungensis and includes:
- a CDS encoding TonB-dependent receptor, with translation MKFKIFSFLLMQLIFIAAKADIGNVTGKVIDATNKMTLPGATISIPDLKITAATDANGNFTFRSLPPRGKLIMQVQYVGYKTLTQVVDMSSTAPIVFEMQPTSIETKEVVITGTPTSSNNKQNSTSVSTLNREELLRPSTNLIDAIAKQVPGFSQISTGPAISKPVIRGLSANRVVTLDDGVKQQGQQFGDEHGVEIDQFKIERVEVLKGAASLMYGSDALGGVLNLLEPLTTPDGEVRGELVSNYSTNNGLTSNSLMLTGNENGFVWRGRGSYKNAYSFNTPTGYFPNSGFNETDLNGMLGFNKSWGYSHLIFSYFKNNIGFYDPEFNNAGQYVNESGVAFTDKDYKSRTIDFPRQDIRHFKIALDNNIVFSSGSLKLNLGFQNNQRRELDNPTPSLFFDLNTYSGDAKYYLNEKNGWEPVFGLSIDAGHSVNKGTEFLIPDYDTHGGGAFAYLKKTWNKNTLNFGLRYDYRDNKGKGLVENGTTRFTAFDNNASNVSTAIGYTHEFTDRLSFKANAGTAFRAPNTAELGSNGVHEGTFRYEVGNPNLSPERSYQTDAAFEYDNDKVSASLGIYNNYIHNFIYAANAAGDNITVTDNNGNPQLYPIYRYTQVNANLYGVEASLTLHPVRYIHLDNTFGYTHAQNTTLGRPLSFIPAGNMHNTIRFEPKIGKLKDSYISFGLDNYFAQNRFDAAFETPTSAYTLINASVGTTVAFGKQKVKIYVAGNNLSDKKYYDALSRLKPGRLDQTNPTLGVYNPGRNITFGINIPFVLAKMN
- a CDS encoding RNA polymerase sigma factor, which encodes MKADSQLEAVYIDKHYQLVAECKQGSKKACFELYKLYAKAMLNIAFRVVGNMDEAEDVLQEAFLDAFNRIKDFRQETTFGLWLKQIVVHRSINLLRKRKMEWAELEEGELENIADEEPDDQEEMLYKVERVKAAMKELPEGYRVVISLYLLEGYDHEEIGQILNISENTSRTQFLRAKRKLSEILKQKGLVA